The following are encoded together in the Choloepus didactylus isolate mChoDid1 chromosome 7, mChoDid1.pri, whole genome shotgun sequence genome:
- the LOC119539988 gene encoding HLA class II histocompatibility antigen, DP alpha 1 chain isoform X2, which translates to MFQNKALILRALSLAFLLSLQGAEAIKDHISTYEEFVQTHRPSGEYMFEFDEDEMFYVDLDKKETVWHLPEFGRAFSFEAQGGLANIAIMKSNLNVMIKRSNHTQATSEPPEVTVFPKEPVELGRPNTLICHLDKFFPPVLNVTWLRNGQPVTEGVGESLFLPRTDYSFHKFHYLTFVPSAEDFYDCKAEHWGLDEPLLKHWEAQEPIQMPETTETVVCALGLAVGLVGIIAGTTLITRALRSSSDPRARGPL; encoded by the exons ATGTTCCAGAATAAAGCTCTGATCCTGAGAGCCCtctctctggctttccttctgagTCTCCAAGGAGCTGAGGCCATCAAGG ACCATATATCAACTTATGAAGAGTTTGTACAGACACATAGACCTTCTGGAGAGTATATGTTTGAGTTTGATGAGGATGAGATGTTCTACGTGGATCTGGATAAGAAGGAGACTGTCTGGCATCTGCCGGAGTTTGGCCGAGCCTTTTCCTTTGAGGCTCAGGGTGGGCTGGCCAACATCGCCATAATGAAGAGCAATTTGAATGTCATGATCAAACGTTCCAACCACACCCAGGCCACCAGTG AGCCCCCCGAGGTGACCGTGTTTCCCAAGGAGCCTGTGGAGCTGGGTCGGCCCAACACCCTCATCTGCCACCTGGACAAGTTCTTCCCGCCGGTGCTCAACGTCACGTGGCTGCGCAACGGGCAGCCGGTCACCGAGGGTGTCGGGGAGAGCCTCTTCCTGCCCAGAACAGATTACAGTTTCCACAAGTTCCACTACCTGACCTTCGTGCCCTCAGCCGAGGACTTCTATGACTGCAAGGCGGAGCACTGGGGCCTGGACGAGCCGCTTCTCAAGCACTGGG AGGCCCAGGAGCCCATCCAGATGCCTGAGACGACGGAGACTGTGGTCTGTGCCCTGGGCCTGGCGGTGGGGCTGGTGGGCATCATTGCTGGCACCACCCTCATCACAAGGGCTCTGCGATCCAGCAGTGACCCCCGGGCCCGGGGGCCCCT
- the LOC119539988 gene encoding HLA class II histocompatibility antigen, DP alpha 1 chain isoform X1 yields MFQNKALILRALSLAFLLSLQGAEAIKADHISTYEEFVQTHRPSGEYMFEFDEDEMFYVDLDKKETVWHLPEFGRAFSFEAQGGLANIAIMKSNLNVMIKRSNHTQATSEPPEVTVFPKEPVELGRPNTLICHLDKFFPPVLNVTWLRNGQPVTEGVGESLFLPRTDYSFHKFHYLTFVPSAEDFYDCKAEHWGLDEPLLKHWEAQEPIQMPETTETVVCALGLAVGLVGIIAGTTLITRALRSSSDPRARGPL; encoded by the exons ATGTTCCAGAATAAAGCTCTGATCCTGAGAGCCCtctctctggctttccttctgagTCTCCAAGGAGCTGAGGCCATCAAGG CAGACCATATATCAACTTATGAAGAGTTTGTACAGACACATAGACCTTCTGGAGAGTATATGTTTGAGTTTGATGAGGATGAGATGTTCTACGTGGATCTGGATAAGAAGGAGACTGTCTGGCATCTGCCGGAGTTTGGCCGAGCCTTTTCCTTTGAGGCTCAGGGTGGGCTGGCCAACATCGCCATAATGAAGAGCAATTTGAATGTCATGATCAAACGTTCCAACCACACCCAGGCCACCAGTG AGCCCCCCGAGGTGACCGTGTTTCCCAAGGAGCCTGTGGAGCTGGGTCGGCCCAACACCCTCATCTGCCACCTGGACAAGTTCTTCCCGCCGGTGCTCAACGTCACGTGGCTGCGCAACGGGCAGCCGGTCACCGAGGGTGTCGGGGAGAGCCTCTTCCTGCCCAGAACAGATTACAGTTTCCACAAGTTCCACTACCTGACCTTCGTGCCCTCAGCCGAGGACTTCTATGACTGCAAGGCGGAGCACTGGGGCCTGGACGAGCCGCTTCTCAAGCACTGGG AGGCCCAGGAGCCCATCCAGATGCCTGAGACGACGGAGACTGTGGTCTGTGCCCTGGGCCTGGCGGTGGGGCTGGTGGGCATCATTGCTGGCACCACCCTCATCACAAGGGCTCTGCGATCCAGCAGTGACCCCCGGGCCCGGGGGCCCCT